TTGGGATCGTTCAGATCACCGAACTTCAGTGCTTCCGTCGGGCACGTCTTCACGCATGCCGGCTGCAGACCGATTGTCACCCGGTCGATACAGAAATCACATTTCCCGGCCGTTCCCTCCTTGGACGCATTATCCCAGTACTTCTCGATCGGCGTAAATCCATTCGGGAAATAGGGCTCCACCTTCTCAAAAAACGAAATTGCCTCGTAAGGACACACCATCCGGCATACCCGCGCACCATAACATTTGCCGGGATCATAAATCACGACCCCGTCGTCCCGCTTGGAAAAAACACCGGATGGACAGTTCCGCACACACGGCGGATCGTCGCAGTGCATACAATTCGTCGGTATGTAACTGCGCTTTATATTCGGATATTTACCGGTCACCTTTTCAAAAACTTTCCGATAAAAGATGCCCGGAGGCGTTCCATTTTTCATCTTACATGCGATGGTGCAGGACTGGCATCCGATACATCGCTTCAAATCAATGGTCATTCCATATCTGATCACGGTTTACCTCCTATGCCTTGTATATTTTGACTCTGATGGCGGAGTCCAGAGAACTGTTCATCTTGTCCATGTTGTCTAGGTGCTGCCCGAAAAACATGTTCCAGGACGGCCCTTCCTTTCTTCCGACCGGTTCGCCATAAGCAAGTCGCCCGCCGACGCCCGATATGCCGATGCAGTCGCGGTGGATGCCCTCCGTCACGTGTGCCCTGCCTCCGGCCCGGTAACCGTACTCCGACTCGATCCAGATCTCATCTCCATCATTGACGCCTTTTCTCTTGGCCTGGTCCGGATGGATCATCACCCCGTAGATCCAGGGATAGGTGTGCCCGATTTCCAGAAGGACAGGATTGTTCATCGACCAGGAACCGCTGTGAACCGCCGTCTTGTAATTCACCAAGTGGAGATCGTAATCCCCTTTCGGCTCAAAAGACCGGCCGGGTGACCAATCCAACAGCGGCTTGTAATCGTCCGTATCCCATTCCTTCTCCAAGCCCATCTCCGTAACCACGCGCTTGACGTCCTCACCCG
This Deltaproteobacteria bacterium DNA region includes the following protein-coding sequences:
- a CDS encoding 4Fe-4S dicluster domain-containing protein: MTIDLKRCIGCQSCTIACKMKNGTPPGIFYRKVFEKVTGKYPNIKRSYIPTNCMHCDDPPCVRNCPSGVFSKRDDGVVIYDPGKCYGARVCRMVCPYEAISFFEKVEPYFPNGFTPIEKYWDNASKEGTAGKCDFCIDRVTIGLQPACVKTCPTEALKFGDLNDPNSDVSKLILARGGYQMHAELGTNPSVYYLP